Proteins encoded by one window of Cloeon dipterum chromosome 2, ieCloDipt1.1, whole genome shotgun sequence:
- the wwk gene encoding anoctamin-8 isoform X2 produces the protein MEPGDGAKQGAETGAATSAETPESEENIDFQSPFRRRKVLSRASNTISAASKLLRQKIPCSGHLMTPRRLWLQSVPTQDCDVVMTFPPGASDITLMWLLQRLRSSTPGLVVHVKHHASTDRYGFYLTATPPLLLKSAEELHLPKKVKGSYGGGQKEFVQHESHIFEGIEESSSFFSSQERQWLVLNLLQMLRATSGDEVAGLRLIEGQAIVPKCISAGIISEVFPLHETESLKRLRKSWVRAIFKRQPLDRICEYFGVKIAMYFAWLGHYNTALIVPAVVGLLFWVFICGGDQKKEDIGFVIFSLFNVIWATVYLETWKRYSAELAYRWGTLDQRDELLVEPRPLYTGTLEKSPVTGRQEPHYPAWKRHVFRYFISIPIIALCLAVVFIVMFVILELQVCWPNNSSCADCKLFSFQEWWDSKLLAKGYPFWLSYIPKILLACTITVMDECYYKVALWLNDCENYRLETKYENHLIVKVALFQFVNSFLSLFYIAFYLQDQEKLKEQLAALLIARQVIGNIKECALPYLLEQFRLAKLSFELFGALSPSDDDKKDVGEPSDKNTASPAQAEEAVSAGAEDSKTEAETKQEADKKARNLSQAELEGTLSKYDGTFEDHLEMFIQFGYVVLFSSAFPMAGLCAMLNNLIEIRTDAFKLCFIFQRPFGQRVTNIGTWQDAMEVMGIIAVLVNCALIGLSGQVHRMFPEMSTTQTILLIVILEHVMLTLRFVISYAIPDLPSWVATEMAKVEFSRREACRRASSTATPSHETSTSEPGLVIGRFVVSPASEEDQEQSAKEKVPEEKETDESKAPPETTLSIPSIPQSFSTSQMYEKTGMSSRIESETPSPGRHTDSSESDHDKSDKSSPGFSKSREWLGEDKNKTREPFPPLSSHILNHHLTIGPHGGIDWVKRFGLDTAASRKSSNSSQMGLSRDRSANSESSDESTSIRHSTDCILAKDTASSDSDLLRSAPPWMQPRSKFRFSPEKNGGQAAVSEVAGPEVRRPSAPASTLEKINGRDELLHPSSIVTERPRASLDPANAALVTMAVAKPPSPVKPTTPERVEASSSAAASTSAVVPANEDLAAKKSRVKSSLLKRARSVAIFSLKLKERRAKEALKEQEKAISPPKTSSQQWIGRNPDRVEGELSCIPIEKLISVDDVAVELMRKRTNT, from the exons ATGGAACCTGGCGATGGAGCGAAGCAGGGCGCCGAGACCGGCGCCGCCACCTCCGCCGAGACCCCAGAAAGCGAGGAGAATATCGATTTTCAATCGCCCTTCCGTCGACGTAAAGTTTTGTCGCGTGCTTCGAACACAATATCAGCGG CAAGCAAGCTGCTTCGCCAGAAAATACCATGCTCAGGTCATCTAATGACGCCGCGCAGGTTGTGGCTGCAGTCGGTGCCCACACAG GATTGCGACGTGGTTATGACCTTTCCGCCAGGTGCATCGGACATTACCCTGATGTGGCTGCTGCAGCGCCTGCGGTCAAGCACCCCTGGCTTGGTGGTGCACGTCAAACACCACGCTTCCACCGACAGATACGGCTTTTATTTGACAGCAACGCCTCCTCT GTTACTAAAGTCGGCTGAGGAGTTGCACTTGCCTAAGAAGGTGAAGGGATCATACGGCGGCGGTCAGAAGGAGTTCGTGCAGCACGAGTCACACATTTTCGAAGGGATAGAAGAGTCAAGCTCGTTTTTCTCGAGCCAGGAGCGTCAGTGGCTGGTGCTCAACCTTCTGCAGATGCTGCGTGCCACTTCCGGTGACGAGGTGGCTGGACTTCGGCTCATCGAGGGCCAAGCCATTG tGCCTAAGTGTATTTCTGCTGGAATCATCTCTGAAGTCTTTCCTCTGCACGAAACTGAGTCCTTGAAACGCCTTCGAAAATCCTGGGTTCGAGCCATCTTTAAAAGACAACCGCTTG ATCGGATCTGTGAATACTTTGGCGTGAAGATTGCCATGTACTTTGCGTGGCTTGGACACTACAATACTGCTCTAATAGTGCCGGCAGTCGTGGGATTGCTTTTCTGG GTGTTTATCTGTGGTGGTGATCAGAAGAAAGAAGACATTGGATTTGTGATTTTCTCACTGTTCAACGTAATCTGGGCAACAGTGTACCTGGAGACGTGGAAGCGGTACAGTGCCGAGCTGGCCTACCGCTGGGGAACCCTTGACCAAAGGGACGAGTTGCTGGTCGAGCCACGGCCTCTTTACACG ggGACACTAGAGAAGAGTCCAGTCACGGGCAGGCAGGAGCCGCATTACCCAGCGTGGAAACGACACGTGTTCCGTTACTTCATCAGCATCCCAATCATCGCATTGTGTTTGGCTGTGGTATTTATTGTCATGTTTGTCATTCTCGAGTTACAGGTTTGTTGGCCAAACAACAGCTCCTGCGCCGATTGTAAGCTCTTTTCTTTTCAGGAATGGTGGGATTCAAAGCTATTAGCCAAGGGTTATCCCTTCTGGCTGAGCTACATTCCGAAAATTCTGCTCGCTTGCACTATCACAGTGATGGATGAGTGTTACTACAAAGTGGCTCTGTGGTTGAACGACTGTG AAAACTACAGACTTGAGACCAAGTATGAAAACCATCTTATCGTCAAAGTAGCATTG ttCCAGTTCGTGAACTCATTTCTATCACTCTTTTATATTGCTTTCTATTTGCAAGACCAAGAAAAGCTAAAGGAG CAACTGGCGGCTCTACTCATTGCGCGCCAAGTGATTGGAAACATAAAAGAGTGCGCTCTACCCTATTTACTGGAGCAATTCCGTCTTGCTAAATTGAGTTTTGAGCTGTTTGGCGCATTAAGTCCGTCCGATGATGACAAAAAAGACGTTGGGGAGCCTAGCGACAAAAATACTGCGTCGCCAGCACAAGCTGAAGAAGCGGTATCTGCTGGCGCTGAAGATAGCAAAACAGAGGCCGAGACAAAGCAGGAGGCAGACAAAAAAGCTCGGAACTTGAGTCAAGCCGAGCTAGAAGGAACTCTGTCCAAg TACGATGGAACGTTTGAGGACCATCTAGAGATGTTTATTCAGTTTGGCTATGTCGTCCTTTTCTCGTCCGCTTTCCCAATGGCTGGACTCTGTGCAATGCTCAATAACTTGATTGAAATACGCACAGATGCCTTCAAACTATGTTTTATATTCCAACGGCCTTTTGGACAGCGCGTTACCAATATCGGAACATGGCAG GATGCAATGGAAGTGATGGGGATAATTGCTGTCCTGGTGAATTGCGCACTGATAGGTCTTTCTGGTCAAGTTCATCGAATGTTTCCCGAAATGTCAACAACACAAACAATCTTATTGATTGTAATTCTAGAg CACGTAATGTTGACGCTCCGCTTTGTAATATCATACGCGATTCCCGACTTGCCTTCTTGGGTGGCCACCGAAATGGCAAAGGTCGAGTTCTCTCGCAGAGAGGCTTGCAGGAGAGCCTCGTCAACAGCGACCCCTTCGCACGAAACAAGCACCTCTGAGCCAGGATTGGTAATCGGAAG GTTTGTAGTTTCCCCTGCGAGCGAGGAAGATCAAGAGCAGTCTGCAAAGGAGAAGGTCCCCGAGGAAAAAGAAACCGACGAATCTAAAGCGCCTCCAGAAACCACTCTGTCGATCCCATCCATACCACAATCTTTCTCGACGAGCCAGATGTACGAAAAGACAGGCATGAGCTCCAGAATCGAATCAGAAACCCCGTCTCCCGGCCGTCACACCGATTCCAGTGAATCTGATCATGACAAATCTGACAAATCTTCGCCAGGCTTCTCAAAATCCAGAGAGTGGCTGGGcgaggataaaaataaaactagggAGCCGTTCCCACCGTTAAGCTCTCATATTCTTAATCACCACCTGACCATCGGCCCACACGGGGGTATAGATTGGGTGAAGCGTTTCGGTCTGGACACGGCAGCATCAAGGAAATCGAGTAACTCAAGCCAAATGGGCCTAAGCCGAGATCGCTCGGCAAACAGCGAGTCCAGTGACGAGAGCACCTCCATTCGTCACAGCACCGACTGCATTTTAGCCAAAGACACGGCTTCCTCAGATTCTGACCTGTTGAGGTCGGCACCTCCTTGGATGCAGCCGAGATCCAAATTCAGATTTTCCCCTGAGAAGAACGGCGGTCAAGCGGCTGTTTCTGAGGTTGCTGGGCCCGAAGTTCGGCGACCGAGTGCACCTGCCAGCACCCTGGAAAAGATCAACGGCAGAGACGAGCTGCTGCACCCTTCCTCGATCGTCACAGAGCGGCCCAGAGCATCCTTGGACCCTGCGAACGCAGCTCTGGTGACGATGGCAGTCGCAAAGCCGCCCTCGCCCGTGAAGCCTACCACGCCCGAGAGGGTGGAGGCCTCGTCGTCTGCCGCCGCATCGACGTCGGCAGTGGTACCGGCTAATGAAGATCTTGCCGccaaaaagagcagagttaaGAGCAGTTTGCTGAAGAGAGCTCGAAGTGTCGCTATTTTCTCGCTGAAACTGAAAGAGCGCCGAGCGAAAGAGGCACTAAAAGAACAAGAAAAAGCTATCAGTCCGCCAAAAACATCATCGCAGCAGTGGATTGGACGCAATCCA